The Papio anubis isolate 15944 chromosome 2, Panubis1.0, whole genome shotgun sequence region ACAGGCAtaacagacatttacaaaacatttcatcctATCCCTTTGTTAAGACAGAGGAACAGAATGTGCATTTGGACCATTTAATAGCAGTTTTGGCTCATTAAGGTACGAATTCAAAAAGAGGAACATATTAACTAAACTGTGTCGAGCCCATCAAAATGGTTAGCTGATCTGTCAATAAATCATTCCTACTGGCTCCGACTTTTacaatagtaaaataatatatataattttttatatgttttaaaaacaaaaagaaagtaagttgGGTTTCTTGAAATTCTGCCTTTCCTAGAATTTAAATCACTTTCTCAGCATTATTGAGATAGACACAGTGTTTTCATATCCTCTGTTTCAATGATGGCATGAATAAAGTGGATATACCACAATGAAGCATTCTTCTATTAGAGACACTTAAGCATTATCTCCAGTTTGTCTCTATTATGAATATTCTTTGGCAGACATCTTTGTTTCCCTGAATGTTAGAGTTTATTTCCTCAGAATAGCTTTCCTGAAATGAAATTACTAGAGCAAattgtatgaatattttaaagccCCTATTTTCAGCATATTTCTAAATAGCTTTGCAAAAGGTTATTAATTTATCTTACACcagcaaaatatatgaaaactatAGTATTACCCCAGGCTTAACAAGCTGCAGCAttacttttctttgtgtttattttattcctaGCAAGCTTGGCAAATTTTGCTACTATTCATTTGCAGTTTTAGTGTGTGTATTTggttcttaattttttgtttgtttgttttctcatcaaTTGGCTTATTTTTCCCAGCTCCCATCTCATCTGCTTTCCTCACCTTTATTCCTTTGTACAGGCTCACATGATTCATTCAGCTACTGGGTGGATGAAAAGTCCCCAGTGGGGCCTGACCAAACCCAAGCTATCAAACGCCTCGCCAGGATCTCCTTGGTGAAGAAGCTAATGAAGAAGTGGTCTGTGACTCAGAACCTGACATTTCGGGAACAGCTGGAAGCTGGGATCCGCTACTTTGACCTGCGTGTGTCTTCCAAACCAGGGGATGCCGACCAGGAGATCTACTTCATCCATGGGCTTTTTGGCATCAAGGTCTGGGATGGGCTGATGGAAATTGACTCGTTTCTTACACAGCACCCCCAAGAGATTATCTTCCTGGATTTCAACCACTTCTATGCCATGGATGAGACCCATCACAAATGCCTGGTTCTCCGGATCCAGGAGGCCTTTGGAAACAAGCTATGCCCAGCCTGCAGTGTGGAAAGTTTGACGCTGCGAACTCTGTGGGAGAAGAACTGCCAg contains the following coding sequences:
- the PLCXD2 gene encoding PI-PLC X domain-containing protein 2 isoform X2; translation: MLAVRKARRKLRMGTICSPNPSGTKTSSEVCNADWMASLPPHLHNLPLSNLAIPGSHDSFSYWVDEKSPVGPDQTQAIKRLARISLVKKLMKKWSVTQNLTFREQLEAGIRYFDLRVSSKPGDADQEIYFIHGLFGIKVWDGLMEIDSFLTQHPQEIIFLDFNHFYAMDETHHKCLVLRIQEAFGNKLCPACSVESLTLRTLWEKNCQVLIFYHCPFYKQYPFLWPGKKIPAPWANTTSVRKLILFLETTLSERAPRGSFHVSQAILTPRVKTIARGLVGGLKNTLVHSNGWKSRGSSLLSQERS